TACCATATTATCAACACAACAAAAAAATTAATGATTATAATTTCCTTAAGTATAAAAAAGTCGAGTAACAAGAACATGTACTTTAAAATTCTTTACTCGCCTTTCTTTTAAAAATTTAAACTGAAGTTTCAATAAATGTATATTTTTTACCATTAATCAAATAATACACATACTTTTACTGTATCAATATTTATATCATCAAAAGTATCAAATGCTTTTACAATATCTTTATAATTAAATTTATGTGAAATTAATTTACTTGCATCAAATCCAGAATTAAATAATTCTACAACTATTGGAAATTTGTGAGTTTGTAACCTTGAACCATAAACCGATAATTCTTTTTTAACAAAATACATTGAAGCTAATTGTGATGGAGTTGCTGAAAACCCTAAAGTTACAACTCTTCCACCTTCTTTTGTAACTCTTATTGAATCTTCAAAAGTTACTGGTAAACAAGCACTGTCTATTGTAACACTCGGACCTTTTCCATCTTCTATTTTTGATAATTTTACATCTAAATTTTCTTTTGCTGTATTTATTATATAATCCGCACCATATTCTTTAGCTCTTTCAAGTTTTTTATCAAACACATCTGTAACTATACATTTTGCTCCTATTTTTTTTGCATACATCAATATACATAACCCTATAGTTCCTGCACCTATAATTAATAATAAATCATCTTTATTTACTTTCCCTTTCCAATTAGCTTGTGCTGCTATAGTAAATGGTTCAACTAATGCTGCTCTTTCAAACGAAACATTTTTATTTAAAACATGACATTTTTCTTCTGTTGTCAAAAAGTATTCTTGCATTCCACCATCTCTATGAACTCCAGAAACTTTAAGTTTTTCACAAATATTAGGCCTATTCAATTTACATGGATAACACTTTCCACAAAATACAATAGGATCTACTGAAACTCTATCTCCTATCTTTAATTTTTTTACTTTACTACCTATTTCAACAACTTCTCCTGAAAATTCATGTCCTATTATTCTAGGATATGTAGCTAAAGGATTTGTCCCATGATATATATGAGCATCTGAGCCACATATACCTACAACTTTAATTTTTATCTTAACATCTTTATCATTCTTAACTTTTGGTTCATCTACATCAATTATTTCAATT
This window of the Oceanivirga salmonicida genome carries:
- a CDS encoding zinc-binding alcohol dehydrogenase family protein; amino-acid sequence: MKAIKINEAKKIEIIDVDEPKVKNDKDVKIKIKVVGICGSDAHIYHGTNPLATYPRIIGHEFSGEVVEIGSKVKKLKIGDRVSVDPIVFCGKCYPCKLNRPNICEKLKVSGVHRDGGMQEYFLTTEEKCHVLNKNVSFERAALVEPFTIAAQANWKGKVNKDDLLLIIGAGTIGLCILMYAKKIGAKCIVTDVFDKKLERAKEYGADYIINTAKENLDVKLSKIEDGKGPSVTIDSACLPVTFEDSIRVTKEGGRVVTLGFSATPSQLASMYFVKKELSVYGSRLQTHKFPIVVELFNSGFDASKLISHKFNYKDIVKAFDTFDDINIDTVKVCVLFD